The Leptolyngbya sp. CCY15150 genome contains the following window.
CCTATTGTTGTAAAACCTATTGTTGTAAAACCTCAATCCGTTCATCGGTCATCCGTTCTAGGCAAGAGTAATAGGTCAGCGGTTGTATGGAGCCACCTTCAAACAGGCTGGCTTCAAAGTCGCAGTTGTCATCCCGGTAGGTGAGCCAGGCTTCCTGGGCTTCTATCAATGCAGGGCGATCGCTTTGGGGAAGTTGACTCAGCACCTGTTGGTAGAGGCGATTCAGATCCTCATCTGCTAATTTAAAGGTTTCTTCTGCACAGCGATTCATGGCGGATTGAGTCTGTGCATTCTGGCAATCTACACCATCGATCACGACATCCCGATCGCCTGGGGTGAATGGCGTGATCGGCGTGGGTTCTGGAGCCGAGGGCTCAGGGTTAGGCTCAGGTGCGGGCTCTTCTGGGCTGGTGGGAGACTCGGGTGGCGCTTCGGCTGCCGGTGGGGGCGTTGGACGCTCCGCTGTATCTCCCATCCAGCCACAGCTAGGGGCGATCGCCACCCCGAGAATCAGCCCGAAGCGCAGGAGTCTAATCGTCATCTTGGGGAGGGATAGGTGCATGGGAAGAGTATAGGACGAAACCAGTGCATCCTAGATTACATGAAACTTTGGACAGTGTTGGCTATGATGACCCTAACTCCCCTGTTTTGGATGAGTCTGACCATCGTCGTTTATTTTGATCACTCCCACTGTAGCTCAGTTGCTGGCATCTGCTAAACCTATGACCAAACCGAAACCTAAGCCTCAAGAGCAAGATCTGCGTCACCCCGATCTCTATTTCAACCGCGAACTCAGTTGGCTGGAGTTCAACCATCGCGTGTTGTCTGAAGCCTTAGATGAACGGACACGATTGCTCGAACGGCTGAAGTTTTTAGCCATTTTCAGCA
Protein-coding sequences here:
- a CDS encoding lysozyme inhibitor LprI family protein, which gives rise to MTIRLLRFGLILGVAIAPSCGWMGDTAERPTPPPAAEAPPESPTSPEEPAPEPNPEPSAPEPTPITPFTPGDRDVVIDGVDCQNAQTQSAMNRCAEETFKLADEDLNRLYQQVLSQLPQSDRPALIEAQEAWLTYRDDNCDFEASLFEGGSIQPLTYYSCLERMTDERIEVLQQ